In the genome of Bremerella sp. P1, the window CTCGAGTTCTTCCGCAACCGTGTCCTTATCGGTCAGGAACTCGTCGAGTTCGCGAGCTCCCACGACACACCGCAGGGCGAACTGGACTTCCCGATACAAAGCCTGTTGTGCGTCGCCAGCGACCGTAACCGCCTGCTTCGCATCAACAATCTTGTAGGTTGCCACGGCGTTCATCCGTAGCGTGACCTTGTCGGAGGTCATGATGTCCTGCCCCGAGACGTCGATCATCACTTCACGCAGGTCGACCTGCACAATCCGTGCATCAGCCGGGCCGCGCCAGAACGCGTACGTACCTGGTGCCAGCGTTTCAACATAACGTCCATCGAAGAACAGAACTCCTGCACATTCGCGATCGACATCACAGATATCGAGCTGAAAACGAGCAGTCGGATCACGGGTGATCGCCTTGAGGTCCTTATGGGTGAAACGAACTTCCCGCGCGTCATACGTTTCGATCTGAATATCACGGAACGTCGTCCAAAGTGCGTACAGGCCTGGGCCTAGCACGCGATTGAAACGACCGTCGATCCATACCGTCGCCCGCTGATGCTGCTTCAAGTCGACAACGACTGCGCGGTCCTTGAGTACGCCCGACTTCGCGATCACGTCAAGCTGATCGTGTTCCAACCATGGATCACGCTGCGAGGTAACCGTCACACGGACCTTGCCCCATGGGTTGAAGAACCGGTGCGTACCTGGCTCGAGGAGTTCCACGAAGTTGCCTTCGCGAAATAGTAAGCCGATTTCGTAGTTGCGAATCTTAATCTTCTTAAACAACATGTTGCACCTCCTTGCGGTACAACGCGACGTAACAGGAAGGTCTGCTCTCAGACCAGAATGATTATGAAATGGTTTGTGACTTGGTTAGAAAAATGACACCTTTGGCAAGCGAACGTTCGCGATAGTCCCAGGAAAACATGCGGAGTTGTGCGCTCGTAGTCACGGCAAGCGGTTGCCAGGACCTTCTTCCCAAACGCGAGACAACGGCCGAAGCAC includes:
- a CDS encoding slipin family protein, whose protein sequence is MLFKKIKIRNYEIGLLFREGNFVELLEPGTHRFFNPWGKVRVTVTSQRDPWLEHDQLDVIAKSGVLKDRAVVVDLKQHQRATVWIDGRFNRVLGPGLYALWTTFRDIQIETYDAREVRFTHKDLKAITRDPTARFQLDICDVDRECAGVLFFDGRYVETLAPGTYAFWRGPADARIVQVDLREVMIDVSGQDIMTSDKVTLRMNAVATYKIVDAKQAVTVAGDAQQALYREVQFALRCVVGARELDEFLTDKDTVAEELEKTVWPRASELGLNLIRVGIRDVILPGDMKDLMNKVTEAKKAAEANLISRREETAAMRSQANTAKMLADSPTLMRLRELEVLEKIAASGKLNIVLGEKGLADRVVNLL